The sequence AGTTTTTGAAAAATAAATCACCGCCCACTCACCGCCCTCATCCTTTAACGCGACCTTCCATTTACTTTTTAATAAACTTAAAATACCTTTTCCTTTCCATACAAAAGCAGACGAGTCTTGTTTATCAGGATGATCGAACCCTTTGATAGTTCTTATTTTGGTTTTCTTTTTATACTTCACTTCGTCAAAAAGTAATTCTGAACCCTCTTTCTTTTTTATAAGGGTGTAAGTAAAAGTCGGATTCAGTTTATCTCCTTTCGTCCACATTGGAAAGTTGGTATAATTAATAAACCAGGTGCCGATTAAAAAGTGGAGTAGCGTGTTCATAGATAACGTTTCATTAAAATATCAGTTTGTTTATCGGTTCCTAAAATAAAAGGATGCTGTCCAAATTCAACGAAATCATTTCGTTTATAGAATCGTATAGCTCCAGGATTGTGTTCCCATACACCCAGCCAGACCTGCTTTAAATTATTCTCCTGCGCTACAGCATATGTTTTTTCAAGTAAGTGCAGGCCGAGATTTTTGTTTTGAAACTCTCTGAGAATATATATTCTTTCAATCTCTACCGCCTCTTTCAGACTTTCCTTTTGATTTTCACCAAGATTTAATTTCAAATAACCAGCCGCTTCACTCCCAAAAAAAATAAGATAGTAAAGCGTTTCATGGTCTTTTAATTCCTTTTCAAGAAGAGCATCATTAAACGTATCTTTTAAATAAAGGTCCATGTCCTCCATCGTATTAGCATTTGCAAAAGATTCGCTAAAGGTTTGAACGCTGATATTTTTAAGAAGAGAAAGTTGCTCTTGCCCTGCCCGGATAATCTGTATTTGTGCACTTTCTTTCATTTTATTCCTGCTTTAAAAATAGCAAAATAAGACGGAAAATTCTGCTTATTTTTGCAGAGTTAATTTTTAGATGGATCGTTACTTTATTATTTATAAACCTTACAAAATGATCTCGCAGTTTGTGAGTCCATATGACCACAGACTTCTTGGAGATCTTGATTTTGTTTTCCCTGCAGGAACAAATGCAGTTGGAAGATTGGACGATGACAGTGAAGGTTTGCTAATATTGACAACAGACAAAACCCTTACCAAACGTTTACTTCATCCTGAACGAAAACATAAACGCAATTACATTGTTCAGGTAGAAAGAAAAGTGGAAACAGAAGCCATTGAAAAGCTGAGTAATGGACTGGATATCCTGATTAAGAAAAAAGGAACCTACACTACCCTGCCCTGCGAAGTAACTATTATCGACAAACCTGCAAATTTACCGGAGCGTGCTCATACCTTTAAGGAGTTTTTACCACACTCCTGGCTGGAGTTTATTCTTACAGAAGGAAAAAACAGGCAGATACGGAAAATGTGTGCTGCAGTGAGGCACGATTGCAAACGTTTGATCCGCACAAAAATTGAAGATCTCGAACTTGGAAACATGCAGCCTGGCGATGTGAAAGAGATTGAACAAAAAGAACTTTTTCTGCTCCTCCGCTTAACCGAAAATAATTGACTAATGCCTAAATAAAAAAATCCCGAAAGCAACAGAGAGCTCCCGGGATTTTTTAATTTTATCAACTTCTTATTCTGAAATCACTTTAATCACTTCTTGTTTATTATTAGCCTGAACTTTTACAAAATACATCCCCGAATTTAAATGGGAAGCAAAAGTGTAACTCAGTGTTCCCATCGCAGCTTGCTCAAAGTTTTTCTCTTCCACAAGTTTTCCGGTTATATCGATAACAGAAATTTTAACATCACCAGGAGTTTCAACTTCCACCTTTACATTAAAAGTGCTTTTAAATGGGTTTGGATAAACATTCACCGAAGATGTATTATGCATTTCCGTAATTCCGGTGCCTGTTACTACCGTAGAAGTTCCGGTTGTGCTGTAAGTAATAGTCAGTTCTGCAACTTTTGTAGGATCTCCTTCAAAGGAATACACCTGACGCATTCCAGGGCCTTTAAAGAAAAAAGCCATCGGATTTCCAGGTGCCCAGGTAGATTTAAACACCAAAGGCGTTACCAGAGATTTTATATCCGGAGTTTTTTGATCGGCTGTTACTGAGCCTACGGTGCTCCATGATGTTCCACTTACATTCCAGCTAACCGAACCCGGGGCAAGTGAACGCGAACTCAAATTTGAAGCCGCGTCAGAAAATGTTGCCGGATTTACATTATTTTCGGCATAAATTGACATAGTGCAGGGATCCACATTTGATGTACCCTGAACATTAAATTGAATATAGGCGCTAATAATAGTTGCAAATTTTGGAACTGTGATGTTTGTAAATCGCACACCCACCATAACTGGATTCGACGTAGCGGTTTCACTTCCTAAATTTAATGCTGTACTTGCTGAATACATATCACCTGCTGTGCCGGTTACAGGAAGGGGCCCTGAAATTTTCTCTTCGTGATCGTCGAGTGCTGCTGAAATTTTCGAAGTTACGGTTGTTTGTGCAGAAACGGCTAAGGCGCTGCCTATAAGCAGACTCATTAAAAGTAATTTTTTAGTCATGGGCTAATTTTTAAAAAGGTAAATTATTTTCAAATCTTTTGTATGAGAAAAAGTTGAAGGTCTTTCCTTAAACTTCTGCTAAAGTATTAATAAGTTTGAAAAGTGCAAGACTGCTTTGCCTTTAAGCCCGCGTTTTAGGAAAAAGCAAGCTGTATTTTCGACGGAAGACGAAAAATGAACTACAGATTATAACTAAAATTTAAATAGAAAGTCCGAGACCCTGAACTTTCATTCTCTCAGAATCCCTTTTCAATTCTTGTTTGAGTTGAATGATTCTTCTGGCTAAGGCCACAAAACTAACAACTCCTTTAAGATGATTTTTTTCATCCACCACGGGAAGATAAGAAGCGTGATTATTTCTCATTAGTTTCAGTGCTGATGCCTCGTCATCATAAGTATTCACAAGCAATGCATCCACCTTCATAACATCACAAACAAGGAGGTTGGAAAAATTATCCTGTGACATTTTAATCTGAATATCTTTGTAAATAAGTGTTCCAATAACTTCTGAATTTACGTCGACGACAGGCAGAAACTCTAGTTTAGAAATTGACATTCTAGTTGCAACAGTTTGTAAACTGTCATTTCTTCCACAAGAAGTTGGAAGTTGGCGCATAACATCTTTCACTGCTTTCATAGGTCCAGGGTTTTAGTACAAGGTTAAGATAACAAAACTGTTTGAATGTTATGCATACTTTAACGATTTAATAAAAAAAATTCTCTTTTTTAGTTTGAGTTTTACGATCAATGTGCTTTTTTTTCAAGTTTGTAAACGTACCAGGCTATTGATCCAAAACTCCCCCCGGTTTTCTGATAAAGCTTCCGGGCCGGAACATTGTTCATCTCAGTTCCCACATACATTTCCGGGATACCTCGTTTAGCGGCTATTTTTTTCAAGCATTCAATGAGTTCGGTCGCTATATTTCTTTTTCTATACGTTTCATCAACCCCTATTTCATAAAGAAAAATCTCATTTACTTCTTCCTTATACATGGGTAGTTCAAACGCCGTTAAGCCACCTACCACCTTATCGCCATCCATAGCCACAAGCATGTGAAAATCATCCCGTACAAGTAAATTTCTTAAATAATAATCAGATGGAGCAACAGGCTGAGGAACCAAATCGTCTTCCTGGAACCAAAGAATTAACGTCCTGGCAAGAGTGGTCTCTGTTTCTTCAAGTTTTTTGTAGCTTATCATAGAACTGATTTTTAATCAATATAAAACAAAAAACGCCATTACGTTTCTGTAATGGCGTTTTAATTTCTTTGTCTTCTTTATTTTGCGGGCATAACTTTTGCCACACATTCGCCGAAGCCCAGCCGAATGCCGTCTTTTTCGCAATACCCCTTAATAATTATTGTATCATTGTCGTTTACAAATTTACGCTCCGATCCATCTTTTAAAGTAATCGGTTTTGTCCCCCTCCAGGTAAGCTCCATCATACTTCCATATTCTTTTGGATCTGGTCCACTGATGGTGCCACTTCCCATTAAATCTCCAGTATTTACATTACATCCGTTTACTGTGTGATGCGCTAACTGTTGCTCCATGGTCCAGTACATATATTTATAATTGGACGAACAGATAAGATTATCTTCTCCGTTTTCTGGTTTTAAAAACACGTCTAATTTAATATCAAGATTTTTATCTCCGCTGTATTCAAGATAAGGCAAGACTTTCGGATCCTGCACATATCCTTTTGTGCGGAAAGGTTCCAGCGCTTCTAACGTTACAATCCAGGGAGAAATAGTACTCGCGAAATTCTTAGCAAGAAAGGGCCCAAGCGGCACATATTCCCATGTTTGAATGTCTCTTGCACTCCAATCATTAAACAAAACCATTCCAAAAATATAATCGTCTGCTTTTTCTGTGCTGATGCTATCTCCCATTTGTGTAGATTTTCCAATAACAAAAGCGGTCTCCAGTTCAATGTCCAGTAATTTGGTGGGACCAAAAACCGGTAATTCAGCATCAGCGGGTTTTTGCTGACCTTTTGGACGGTAGAAAGAATGACCGCTTACACAAACGCTACTAGCCCTGCCATGATAGCCTACAGGCAAATGTTTCCAATTCGGCATCAAAGCATTTTTTGGATCGCGAATCATAGCTCCAATATTGGTGGCATGATCAATGCTACTATAAAAGTCAGTGTAATCACCCACTCTAACAGGCATTAGAAGTTTTACATCCGTTTGCTTCTTAAATACCTTAGAGAACAATTCTTTATCTGTTTTTAAAGATGAATCAGAACTTAAAAGTTTAATTATGGAAGTCCTAACAGCATTTGTTATGGGTTTTCCCAAATCAATAAAGTCGTTTAAAAATTGCGCGTCTAAAACAGACTTATCAACCTGTAAAAGTCCGGCATCAGCCAGTTCATAAAGGTCAATAATATAGTCACCAATGGCTGAAGCAGCGCGGTGTTTCACGGATTTATCGCTATAAATTCCAAAAGGAATATTATGGATAGAAAAATCGGATTTTACATCCACTTCTAACCATGATGTTAAAGTTTTATCAGACATACTTAAGAAATTCTTGCTTTAATAT is a genomic window of Sphingobacteriaceae bacterium containing:
- a CDS encoding GNAT family N-acetyltransferase, with protein sequence MKESAQIQIIRAGQEQLSLLKNISVQTFSESFANANTMEDMDLYLKDTFNDALLEKELKDHETLYYLIFFGSEAAGYLKLNLGENQKESLKEAVEIERIYILREFQNKNLGLHLLEKTYAVAQENNLKQVWLGVWEHNPGAIRFYKRNDFVEFGQHPFILGTDKQTDILMKRYL
- a CDS encoding pseudouridine synthase, with the translated sequence MDRYFIIYKPYKMISQFVSPYDHRLLGDLDFVFPAGTNAVGRLDDDSEGLLILTTDKTLTKRLLHPERKHKRNYIVQVERKVETEAIEKLSNGLDILIKKKGTYTTLPCEVTIIDKPANLPERAHTFKEFLPHSWLEFILTEGKNRQIRKMCAAVRHDCKRLIRTKIEDLELGNMQPGDVKEIEQKELFLLLRLTENN
- the fahA gene encoding fumarylacetoacetase — protein: MSDKTLTSWLEVDVKSDFSIHNIPFGIYSDKSVKHRAASAIGDYIIDLYELADAGLLQVDKSVLDAQFLNDFIDLGKPITNAVRTSIIKLLSSDSSLKTDKELFSKVFKKQTDVKLLMPVRVGDYTDFYSSIDHATNIGAMIRDPKNALMPNWKHLPVGYHGRASSVCVSGHSFYRPKGQQKPADAELPVFGPTKLLDIELETAFVIGKSTQMGDSISTEKADDYIFGMVLFNDWSARDIQTWEYVPLGPFLAKNFASTISPWIVTLEALEPFRTKGYVQDPKVLPYLEYSGDKNLDIKLDVFLKPENGEDNLICSSNYKYMYWTMEQQLAHHTVNGCNVNTGDLMGSGTISGPDPKEYGSMMELTWRGTKPITLKDGSERKFVNDNDTIIIKGYCEKDGIRLGFGECVAKVMPAK